A genomic window from bacterium includes:
- a CDS encoding prolyl oligopeptidase family serine peptidase, whose product MRRTRIALLIVILLFAVFFAVKKSSAKTNPKKWTIDDVLKQESARSFYPSSDGEKVVWVKQVPEKELNQFAGDIYLTFIKSGKEVRLTRGKTNDYSPQLSPNGSVVAFMSVRGEGKTRRPQIWLIDLRGGEPWQLTKREEGVQSFHWLDNNTIIFTARENKYYFEQELKKKKDDSIIAGDQEHFLPVRLYKISIKKSKASRITMNKGKVGEFAISPDGRWLVTNESQNIHYPYDFRIPPKQFLINLETGKRVEIFTQKGLNPSRFAWSLDSRGFFARYRISSDPEDTYVSVSGLGYFDVEKKIFKKIYLNWKRMLGFYGYHVTVDGILVSLANGPWNKLAFFYKENGMWKRQWLKHSKSKNLFVDAVSADGKTVIYDYTTASIPRKTKAAEIKDFSFKNEKTIITLNKWIKNKAIAKSEIIRWKGAKGDMVDGVLYYPFNYEQGKKYPLVVAIHGGPTGVDADAFRESWAYYPNILSGRGAFVLRVNYHGSGNYGLKWMESIKKHYYELEVPDILNGVDDLIKKGMADKDKLGIMGWSNGAILTIQCIIETNRFKAAASGAGDVNWTSDYGNCAFGAAFDNAYFGGPPWKRPRYYIKKSPLFKMEKVTTPTLIFFGTKDTNVPTEQGWEHYHALQQIGKAPVRFILFPGEPHGPRKITHQRRKMEEELVWFDKYLFKTYKEKNEALRDGSPLADILKKIKAKKSSGYYGIGEKGKLIPEVVCLDSMSVGRFEITRAQYASFDKNYIFQHGTGNLPVTNITFDKAKQYAEWLKNLTNKNYRLPTEKEMKNLLSCSGKQGNTLDFWAGYSVNPDDAILLKEEIRKVKDKDFLLKPVGSFKGFGEDPIYDLNGNAAEWCIKADGKGVVMGFSAVSICDKSIKYEAPAKEFVGFRVVKK is encoded by the coding sequence ATGAGAAGAACAAGAATTGCTTTATTAATTGTGATCCTTTTATTTGCCGTTTTTTTTGCTGTAAAAAAATCATCAGCAAAGACTAATCCCAAAAAATGGACAATTGACGATGTATTGAAACAGGAATCCGCAAGGAGTTTTTATCCAAGTTCTGACGGAGAAAAAGTAGTATGGGTTAAACAAGTTCCTGAAAAGGAGCTCAATCAATTCGCCGGAGATATTTATCTGACTTTTATTAAATCCGGCAAAGAAGTACGTCTTACACGCGGAAAGACAAATGACTATAGCCCGCAGCTGTCTCCGAACGGGTCTGTTGTGGCGTTTATGTCTGTACGGGGAGAAGGAAAAACCAGGAGGCCTCAAATCTGGTTAATTGATTTACGCGGAGGTGAACCGTGGCAGCTTACAAAAAGAGAAGAAGGTGTGCAGTCATTCCATTGGCTTGATAATAATACAATTATTTTTACTGCAAGAGAAAATAAATACTATTTTGAACAGGAATTAAAGAAGAAAAAAGATGATTCCATAATTGCCGGAGATCAGGAGCATTTCCTTCCTGTAAGGCTTTATAAGATTTCAATAAAAAAAAGTAAGGCCTCCCGAATTACAATGAACAAAGGGAAGGTCGGGGAGTTTGCAATATCTCCTGACGGCAGGTGGCTTGTTACAAATGAATCCCAGAATATACACTATCCTTATGATTTTCGGATTCCGCCAAAGCAGTTTTTGATTAATCTGGAAACCGGAAAAAGGGTAGAGATATTTACTCAAAAAGGGCTCAATCCTTCCCGTTTTGCCTGGAGCCTTGACAGCAGAGGATTTTTTGCACGGTACAGAATTTCTTCTGATCCTGAAGATACATATGTGTCTGTTTCAGGGCTCGGTTATTTTGATGTTGAGAAAAAAATTTTTAAAAAGATATACCTTAACTGGAAAAGGATGCTTGGGTTTTACGGTTATCATGTTACTGTTGATGGTATTCTTGTATCTCTCGCAAACGGGCCGTGGAACAAACTTGCATTTTTTTACAAAGAAAACGGCATGTGGAAGCGTCAGTGGCTTAAGCATTCTAAAAGCAAAAATTTGTTTGTTGACGCAGTAAGCGCAGACGGGAAGACTGTCATTTATGATTATACAACCGCAAGCATTCCGAGAAAGACAAAAGCTGCTGAAATCAAAGATTTCAGCTTTAAAAATGAAAAAACAATCATTACGCTGAACAAATGGATAAAAAACAAAGCTATTGCAAAATCAGAAATTATCAGATGGAAGGGTGCAAAGGGTGATATGGTTGACGGAGTCCTCTATTATCCTTTCAATTATGAACAGGGGAAGAAATACCCGCTTGTAGTTGCAATACACGGCGGCCCTACCGGAGTTGATGCAGATGCATTCAGAGAATCATGGGCATATTATCCCAATATTCTGTCAGGCAGGGGAGCTTTTGTCCTAAGAGTTAATTATCACGGAAGTGGTAATTACGGGCTTAAATGGATGGAGTCTATTAAAAAGCATTATTATGAACTTGAAGTTCCTGACATTCTTAATGGTGTTGATGATCTTATAAAGAAGGGAATGGCTGATAAGGATAAGTTGGGGATTATGGGATGGTCTAACGGTGCAATATTAACAATTCAGTGTATAATTGAAACAAATAGATTTAAAGCGGCTGCATCCGGTGCAGGAGATGTGAACTGGACATCAGATTACGGGAATTGTGCATTTGGCGCTGCTTTTGATAATGCATATTTCGGAGGGCCTCCATGGAAAAGGCCGAGGTACTATATAAAGAAATCACCGCTTTTCAAGATGGAAAAAGTTACAACTCCAACGCTGATTTTTTTCGGAACAAAAGATACAAATGTACCTACAGAACAGGGCTGGGAACATTATCATGCTCTTCAACAGATTGGCAAAGCGCCGGTCAGATTTATTCTGTTCCCCGGAGAACCTCACGGGCCGCGTAAAATTACCCATCAGAGAAGAAAGATGGAAGAGGAGCTTGTCTGGTTTGATAAATATCTTTTCAAAACTTACAAAGAAAAAAACGAAGCCTTAAGGGATGGTTCCCCTCTTGCGGATATTTTAAAAAAGATTAAGGCAAAAAAAAGCAGCGGTTATTATGGAATTGGTGAGAAAGGTAAACTTATTCCAGAAGTTGTCTGCCTTGATTCAATGTCAGTCGGACGGTTTGAAATAACACGCGCCCAGTATGCTTCCTTTGACAAAAATTATATTTTTCAGCACGGTACAGGTAATCTCCCTGTTACAAACATTACATTTGATAAAGCAAAACAGTATGCAGAGTGGTTAAAAAATTTGACAAATAAAAACTACAGGCTTCCCACAGAAAAAGAGATGAAAAATCTTTTATCGTGTTCGGGGAAACAGGGTAATACGCTTGATTTTTGGGCAGGTTATTCTGTTAATCCTGATGATGCAATTCTTCTGAAGGAAGAGATTCGTAAAGTAAAGGATAAAGATTTTCTTCTAAAGCCCGTAGGATCGTTTAAGGGGTTCGGAGAGGATCCGATTTATGACCTTAACGGTAATGCTGCGGAGTGGTGCATAAAAGCTGATGGAAAGGGAGTCGTAATGGGTTTTTCTGCAGTCAGTATCTGTGATAAGAGTATTAAATACGAAGCTCCTGCAAAAGAGTTTGTTGGTTTCAGGGTGGTTAAGAAGTAG
- a CDS encoding dicarboxylate/amino acid:cation symporter, with the protein MFLYSYNISKITFLPDSIIILLRASALFITVYVILERILKIKIYSRIFIGLITGVIAGIVFKTSIAEIKPVGDLFIRLIRMIIIPLVFASLLVGSASMNPKKMGRIGAKTLIYYLVYTAVAVFIGLVLANIFQPGSGLPESVKTDLLKNFSNQGAKVSHLASQSNPINILLQIVPTNVFESLSSGKLLPIIFFAIFTGIALTMIPKEKAVPVLSFFEGINDAMIVIVNIVIKIAPYGVFALIASVVANFGTDILMSLLKYLVITIFGLVILNFTYPPVVKMFSGMKMGDFLKGIRPAQLIAFSTSSSSATLPVTIKTCEEVLGVPPDIASFVLPLGATVNMNGTALYQGVSAIFIAQVFGIDLSISGQLLIVLTATLASIGTAGAPMAGVLMLVIVLEQVGIPPEGLALILGVERILDMFRTTINITGDASAAVIIAASEGELKMNKKMSD; encoded by the coding sequence ATGTTTCTTTATTCTTACAATATCAGCAAAATAACTTTTTTACCGGATTCAATTATTATACTTCTAAGGGCATCTGCCCTGTTTATAACTGTGTATGTTATTCTTGAACGTATTTTAAAAATTAAGATATATTCAAGAATTTTTATAGGACTTATTACAGGGGTAATTGCAGGTATTGTTTTTAAAACATCAATTGCAGAAATAAAACCAGTGGGTGATTTATTCATACGGCTTATAAGAATGATTATTATCCCTCTTGTTTTTGCGTCTCTTCTTGTCGGTTCGGCAAGTATGAATCCTAAAAAAATGGGGAGAATAGGGGCAAAGACTCTTATTTACTATCTAGTGTACACAGCTGTTGCTGTTTTTATAGGACTGGTTCTTGCAAATATTTTTCAACCGGGAAGCGGCCTGCCTGAAAGTGTCAAAACAGATCTGCTGAAAAACTTCAGCAACCAGGGAGCAAAAGTATCTCACCTCGCAAGCCAGTCCAATCCGATTAATATACTTCTTCAGATTGTTCCGACTAATGTATTTGAAAGTTTGTCTTCAGGTAAATTGCTCCCTATTATCTTTTTTGCAATATTTACAGGAATAGCTTTGACTATGATTCCAAAAGAAAAAGCTGTACCTGTTTTAAGTTTTTTTGAGGGTATTAACGATGCCATGATAGTAATTGTGAATATTGTAATTAAAATTGCACCTTATGGAGTTTTTGCACTTATAGCATCTGTTGTCGCAAATTTCGGGACAGATATCCTGATGTCGCTGTTAAAATATTTGGTTATTACAATTTTCGGGCTTGTAATATTGAATTTTACATATCCTCCTGTTGTAAAAATGTTTTCCGGAATGAAAATGGGGGATTTTTTAAAAGGAATACGCCCTGCTCAATTGATAGCTTTCAGTACAAGTTCAAGCTCTGCAACTCTTCCTGTTACAATTAAAACTTGTGAAGAAGTTCTTGGAGTACCGCCTGATATAGCGAGTTTTGTCCTTCCGCTTGGTGCTACTGTAAATATGAACGGCACTGCTCTTTATCAGGGAGTCTCAGCTATATTTATAGCACAGGTTTTTGGAATAGATCTGTCAATCTCCGGCCAATTATTAATAGTGCTCACTGCTACTCTTGCATCTATCGGAACAGCAGGTGCACCTATGGCAGGAGTACTTATGCTTGTTATTGTTCTCGAGCAGGTAGGAATTCCACCCGAAGGATTGGCATTGATTCTCGGTGTTGAAAGAATTCTTGATATGTTCAGAACAACAATTAATATCACTGGTGATGCATCTGCAGCAGTAATAATTGCTGCTTCGGAAGGGGAATTGAAGATGAATAAAAAAATGTCCGATTAA
- a CDS encoding GIY-YIG nuclease family protein translates to MYTLYIVQCSDDTFYTGIAKDPEARIDLHNAGKGARYTRGRRPVRLVYSEVLENKGLALRREYEIKKWPRSRKLMLIKSQDSVP, encoded by the coding sequence ATGTATACCCTATATATCGTCCAATGCAGTGACGATACATTTTATACAGGAATTGCCAAAGATCCGGAGGCCCGGATTGATTTGCACAATGCCGGCAAAGGAGCCAGGTATACACGGGGCCGGCGGCCGGTGAGGCTGGTTTATTCCGAAGTCCTGGAAAATAAAGGACTGGCCCTCAGGCGTGAATATGAAATTAAGAAATGGCCCCGTTCCAGGAAACTGATGCTGATCAAAAGTCAGGATTCGGTTCCGTAG
- a CDS encoding nitronate monooxygenase, with protein MKTLNELWSRGREFLNVKYPIICGAMTWISDSTLVSAVSNNGGLGALAAGNMDTELLEQEINKTTELTDKPFAVNLITIAPKYREHLELISAQKIPLVVFAGGIPSKIEISLAKKSGAKVICFASAESLAKRLVKNGADALMLEGSEAGGHIGHVSLTILIQQILFAIDSVPIFVAGGIGTGRIIPHLLLMGASGVQLGTRFVMTEECNVHPDFQKAFIRAQARDAIATPYVLSDLKVVPVRALKNKGMENFLHLQMDLVNKIRDRELTMEQAQLKVEEFWVGALRKAAKDGDIFSGSLMAGQSVGLTKKVQPLKDLINELVTDAEKELERIYSEIG; from the coding sequence ATGAAAACTTTAAACGAACTTTGGTCAAGAGGAAGAGAGTTCCTCAACGTAAAATATCCCATAATTTGCGGAGCAATGACATGGATTTCAGATTCGACACTTGTTTCAGCCGTATCAAATAACGGGGGCCTTGGTGCACTTGCAGCAGGGAATATGGATACGGAACTTCTGGAACAGGAAATCAATAAAACTACAGAACTGACAGACAAGCCCTTTGCAGTTAATTTGATAACCATTGCTCCAAAATACAGAGAACATCTTGAGCTGATTTCAGCTCAAAAGATCCCTTTAGTTGTCTTTGCAGGAGGAATTCCTTCGAAAATTGAAATATCCCTTGCAAAAAAAAGCGGAGCAAAAGTTATATGTTTTGCCTCTGCCGAATCTCTTGCAAAAAGGCTTGTTAAAAACGGCGCTGATGCCCTGATGCTTGAAGGAAGCGAAGCAGGCGGGCATATTGGACACGTTTCGCTTACGATTCTTATTCAGCAAATTCTGTTTGCCATTGATTCCGTACCTATATTCGTTGCAGGAGGAATAGGTACCGGACGCATAATACCTCATCTTCTTTTAATGGGTGCATCAGGTGTACAGCTTGGAACTCGTTTTGTAATGACAGAAGAATGCAATGTACATCCTGATTTTCAAAAAGCATTTATTCGTGCTCAGGCAAGAGATGCAATTGCAACACCATATGTCTTAAGTGATTTGAAAGTTGTACCAGTAAGAGCTCTTAAAAACAAAGGTATGGAAAATTTTCTGCACCTTCAGATGGATCTCGTAAACAAGATCAGGGACAGAGAATTGACCATGGAGCAGGCTCAGCTTAAAGTTGAGGAATTCTGGGTAGGAGCTCTGCGCAAAGCTGCCAAAGACGGCGATATTTTCAGCGGATCTCTTATGGCCGGACAGAGTGTGGGCCTTACAAAAAAAGTGCAGCCTTTAAAAGACCTGATCAATGAACTTGTCACTGATGCTGAAAAAGAGCTTGAACGGATATATTCTGAGATTGGATAG
- a CDS encoding carbohydrate binding family 9 domain-containing protein has product MKQTERICIFLMWAALFLFHSIVMAGLINTTAEIKAKRTAEAITVDGILAESVWSGTGYTKLIQRDPIEGAEPTEKTEVYIAYNDMGLYVAGKCYHTGSDSIIGGIARRDKHVDSDWFWFWIDANNDHQTAYGFGINPDGSICDQKMYQDILTENDWDGIWESAAQRNGDNWTFEIFIPYSQLRFNKQDEYVWGCNFKRYVIKNAEHDWFVMTPKKDNGFVSRFGKLTGINGIEPPSRLFISPFVSGKSSYSPAVRGGVFYDKERWGKNFGLDVKYGIAGNLTLDLAVNPDFGQAEVDPAVMNLSAYETYYSEKREFFIEGADIFSFGDNPAGGVWGCYWHTPRLFYSRRIGRRTTGNVTHQGEVYRAETATILGAAKVSGKIGDWSVGSINAVTQLEHAEIDSAGTRFKEPIEPMASYNILRGMREFNQGDQGLGFIFTGVTRKLDENNLISSNNSKSFVGGIDGWTFFGKERAWAFMGNMAYSNVQGSEQRLTAIQRSAAHYYQRPDLDAASLDSTRTALSGFMGRFGIKKMRGNFNLQAALGIVSPGFNINDAGYLRYGNVINMHVVGTYRWLEPKSWYRRIYVNVMTSRNFDFDRNLTFKQNWASFAILLPNYWSFNTNIQFTPDGLSNTLTRGGPMMGYPGYENYVASLTTDSRKQVQVGVNYSAQEVNDGGYGRNMGINVTYKPSPSVRLTFSGNRSQFLDHHQWVSNISDAAAAYGIHYVFSSIDYNVTSLTFRADWGITPKLSLQTYIQPYSAVGHYYGFKELAKARTYDYNEYAYQGNPDFNFKSFKANVVLRWEYMPGSLFYLVWTQNRSNFANPGDYQFGRDMKSLFNEWSDNVVFLKLTYMFKR; this is encoded by the coding sequence TTGAAACAAACGGAACGTATTTGTATATTTCTAATGTGGGCTGCGCTGTTTTTGTTCCATAGCATTGTAATGGCAGGCCTTATTAATACTACAGCCGAGATCAAGGCAAAACGGACAGCAGAGGCTATTACAGTTGACGGCATCCTTGCAGAATCTGTATGGTCAGGAACCGGTTACACAAAACTGATTCAGCGAGATCCGATTGAAGGGGCAGAGCCCACAGAAAAAACAGAAGTGTATATAGCTTACAATGATATGGGGCTTTACGTGGCCGGTAAATGCTATCACACCGGATCTGATTCAATTATCGGAGGAATAGCCCGACGGGACAAACATGTAGATTCAGACTGGTTCTGGTTCTGGATTGATGCGAATAATGATCACCAGACTGCTTATGGTTTCGGGATCAATCCTGATGGATCAATATGCGATCAGAAAATGTATCAGGATATTCTGACTGAAAATGACTGGGATGGCATCTGGGAAAGTGCAGCACAACGAAACGGCGATAACTGGACCTTTGAAATATTTATTCCCTATTCTCAACTGCGCTTTAATAAGCAGGATGAGTATGTCTGGGGTTGTAATTTTAAACGGTATGTGATCAAGAATGCAGAACATGACTGGTTTGTAATGACTCCGAAAAAGGATAATGGTTTTGTTTCCCGTTTTGGTAAACTTACCGGTATAAACGGTATTGAGCCTCCATCCCGTTTATTTATCTCACCATTCGTTTCCGGAAAAAGCAGCTATTCACCTGCAGTTCGCGGTGGTGTGTTTTATGATAAAGAACGGTGGGGGAAGAATTTCGGACTTGATGTGAAATACGGGATTGCCGGAAATTTGACATTAGATTTGGCAGTGAATCCGGATTTTGGCCAGGCAGAAGTAGATCCGGCAGTGATGAATCTTTCTGCATATGAAACCTATTATTCAGAAAAGAGAGAGTTCTTTATAGAAGGTGCCGATATTTTCAGTTTTGGCGATAACCCTGCCGGAGGTGTTTGGGGATGTTATTGGCATACACCGCGGCTTTTCTACAGCAGGCGTATCGGAAGGCGGACAACAGGGAATGTGACTCATCAGGGCGAAGTGTATCGTGCAGAAACGGCAACGATTCTCGGTGCTGCGAAAGTAAGCGGGAAAATCGGAGACTGGTCCGTTGGAAGTATCAATGCTGTTACACAACTTGAGCATGCAGAAATTGACTCTGCAGGCACCAGGTTTAAAGAACCTATCGAACCCATGGCAAGTTACAATATTCTCCGGGGAATGCGAGAATTTAATCAAGGTGATCAGGGGCTGGGTTTTATCTTTACCGGTGTAACCCGCAAGTTGGATGAAAATAATTTAATCAGCTCCAATAACAGCAAATCATTTGTGGGTGGGATTGATGGCTGGACATTTTTCGGGAAAGAGAGAGCCTGGGCCTTTATGGGTAATATGGCCTATTCAAATGTTCAGGGAAGTGAGCAGCGTCTGACAGCAATTCAACGATCTGCGGCCCATTATTACCAACGACCTGATTTAGATGCAGCATCATTAGACAGCACTCGTACAGCCCTCAGTGGATTTATGGGCCGCTTCGGTATTAAAAAAATGCGAGGCAATTTTAACCTGCAGGCAGCCCTTGGCATTGTTTCTCCAGGATTCAATATTAATGATGCAGGATATCTTCGTTATGGAAATGTGATTAATATGCATGTTGTCGGTACCTATCGCTGGTTGGAACCAAAATCATGGTATCGAAGGATCTATGTTAATGTTATGACATCACGCAATTTTGATTTTGACAGGAACCTGACATTCAAACAGAATTGGGCATCCTTTGCAATTCTTCTTCCGAACTATTGGTCTTTTAATACGAACATCCAATTCACCCCTGACGGTTTGAGTAATACGTTGACTCGAGGAGGACCTATGATGGGGTATCCCGGCTATGAGAATTATGTTGCCAGTCTTACGACTGATTCCCGAAAGCAGGTGCAGGTTGGTGTCAATTATTCTGCACAGGAAGTAAACGATGGCGGGTATGGACGTAATATGGGAATAAATGTAACCTATAAACCGTCACCCTCAGTACGTTTGACATTTTCAGGAAATAGAAGCCAGTTCCTCGATCATCATCAATGGGTGAGCAATATTTCAGATGCTGCCGCTGCATATGGGATACATTATGTTTTTTCAAGCATTGATTACAATGTGACCTCATTAACATTCCGAGCAGATTGGGGGATCACACCTAAGTTATCTTTGCAAACATATATCCAGCCCTATTCTGCAGTCGGTCATTATTACGGTTTCAAGGAGTTGGCAAAAGCGCGAACCTATGATTATAATGAGTATGCCTATCAAGGAAATCCTGATTTTAACTTCAAATCGTTCAAAGCAAATGTTGTGTTGCGGTGGGAATACATGCCCGGATCACTCTTTTATCTGGTCTGGACACAGAATCGAAGTAACTTCGCAAACCCTGGAGATTATCAGTTTGGCCGTGATATGAAATCACTTTTCAATGAATGGTCGGATAATGTTGTATTTTTGAAGTTGACATATATGTTTAAGCGCTGA
- the hypF gene encoding carbamoyltransferase HypF: MAIEIKRRKILINGIVQGVGFRPTVYRYAREYGIKGFVANTSNGVIIEAEAAPDLTDKFLNRLLYEPPALAEIHSCEQHLIEPSGAAEFEIIQSMDSDDAFTLISPDIAICDQCRNELFDKSDRRYRYPFINCTNCGPRYTIIKRIPYDRPYTTMSQFTMCRECYDEYKDPENRRFHAQPNCCPECGPEVWLTDPEGRSIEAEYPIESAAELLHQGRIIAVKGLGGFHLACNAADDVPVSLLRERKGRYEKPLAVMVENIDMAREIAVISEEEEKLLLSGRRPIVIVKKRRGHGLAEHIAPSNNFFGILLPYTPIHYLLIQGFKALVMTSGNYSDEPIAKDNKEALGRLGKVADYFLLHNRDIHVACDDSVTRVMSGKPKPIRRSRGYVPTPVILQMEPLESILATGAELKNTICVTRKKFAFLSQHIGDLKNLETLDYFKSTIEHLKNILDVDPEIIACDLHPEYLSTKWAKSFKNKKIIPVQHHHAHIASCLAENQYNEKVIGLAMDGTGYGTDGAVWGGEILIADTESFVRAAHFSYRPIPGGDSAVKNVWRMAAGYISHFFGIDTDSFDKDSFLKLWKSIPAFQSIDLQDVQVVSEMIRTGMNTPKTSSLGRLFDGVAAISGIRNSVSYEGQAAIEFEAAINENEKCNNEEYAFEIEFSDPIIIGPDSVIRGCVNDAVKGVPISQISCRFHAAVVNALVQICISLRKKYDISTAALSGGCFQNKFLLEKLTERLTNEGFEVLNHSLVPVNDGGISLGQAAVAASKLSK; encoded by the coding sequence ATGGCAATCGAAATTAAACGCAGAAAAATATTGATAAACGGTATTGTCCAGGGAGTAGGATTCAGGCCTACTGTGTACAGATATGCACGAGAGTACGGGATTAAAGGTTTTGTTGCAAATACTTCAAATGGCGTTATTATTGAAGCAGAAGCCGCCCCTGATTTAACAGATAAATTCTTAAACAGGCTCCTTTATGAGCCGCCTGCTCTTGCGGAGATACACTCCTGTGAACAGCACTTGATAGAACCTTCGGGAGCTGCGGAATTTGAAATTATTCAAAGCATGGACAGTGACGATGCTTTTACTTTAATATCTCCTGATATCGCAATATGCGATCAGTGCAGAAATGAACTGTTTGACAAATCGGACAGAAGATACAGATATCCATTTATAAACTGTACAAACTGCGGCCCGCGTTACACAATAATAAAACGCATTCCATATGACAGGCCATATACTACAATGTCACAATTCACCATGTGCAGAGAGTGCTATGATGAGTACAAAGACCCTGAAAACAGAAGATTTCATGCACAGCCAAACTGCTGTCCGGAATGCGGGCCTGAAGTATGGCTCACTGATCCTGAAGGCAGGAGCATAGAGGCCGAATATCCGATAGAGTCGGCCGCCGAATTGCTGCACCAGGGCCGTATAATTGCAGTAAAGGGATTGGGAGGATTTCATCTTGCGTGTAATGCTGCAGATGATGTGCCTGTTTCTCTTCTCAGGGAAAGGAAAGGAAGATACGAAAAGCCTCTTGCTGTCATGGTGGAAAATATTGACATGGCAAGAGAAATAGCTGTAATTTCAGAAGAAGAGGAAAAACTTTTATTAAGCGGCAGAAGGCCGATTGTAATTGTAAAAAAAAGAAGAGGGCACGGACTTGCAGAACATATAGCTCCGTCAAATAATTTTTTCGGAATTTTGCTTCCCTATACGCCTATTCACTATCTTTTGATTCAGGGATTTAAAGCCCTTGTAATGACAAGCGGAAATTATTCGGATGAACCTATTGCAAAGGATAATAAGGAGGCTTTAGGCAGGCTTGGAAAAGTTGCAGACTATTTCCTGCTGCACAACAGGGATATTCATGTTGCATGCGATGATTCGGTAACAAGAGTCATGTCAGGAAAACCAAAACCAATACGGCGTTCAAGAGGATATGTCCCGACTCCTGTAATTTTACAGATGGAACCTTTGGAGTCAATTCTTGCAACAGGTGCAGAACTTAAAAATACAATCTGTGTCACAAGAAAGAAATTTGCGTTCCTGTCTCAGCATATCGGAGATTTGAAGAATCTGGAGACGCTGGATTATTTTAAGTCAACAATTGAACACCTGAAAAATATTCTTGATGTTGATCCTGAAATTATTGCATGCGATTTACACCCTGAGTACCTTTCGACAAAATGGGCAAAATCCTTTAAAAATAAAAAGATAATACCTGTTCAGCATCATCATGCACATATTGCATCATGTCTTGCTGAGAATCAATACAATGAGAAAGTAATAGGCCTTGCAATGGATGGTACCGGGTACGGCACAGACGGAGCAGTGTGGGGTGGAGAAATATTAATTGCAGACACAGAATCATTTGTCAGAGCAGCCCATTTCTCCTACAGGCCAATCCCAGGAGGCGACAGCGCTGTTAAGAATGTCTGGCGTATGGCAGCAGGATATATTTCTCATTTTTTCGGAATTGATACGGATTCTTTTGATAAAGATAGCTTTTTAAAATTGTGGAAATCCATTCCGGCATTTCAAAGTATAGACCTGCAGGATGTACAGGTTGTTTCAGAGATGATACGTACAGGAATGAATACTCCGAAGACATCAAGCCTCGGCAGGCTCTTTGACGGAGTAGCTGCAATTTCAGGAATTCGTAATTCAGTGTCCTACGAGGGCCAGGCAGCAATAGAATTTGAAGCGGCTATTAATGAGAATGAAAAGTGCAATAATGAGGAATACGCCTTTGAAATCGAATTTTCGGATCCCATTATAATCGGCCCTGATTCTGTAATTAGAGGATGTGTGAATGATGCTGTGAAAGGGGTTCCCATATCCCAAATAAGCTGCAGATTTCATGCAGCAGTAGTTAATGCGCTGGTCCAAATCTGCATAAGTTTGCGGAAAAAATATGATATTTCGACAGCCGCTTTAAGCGGAGGCTGTTTTCAGAATAAATTTTTACTTGAAAAATTAACCGAAAGGCTTACAAATGAAGGATTTGAAGTTCTGAATCATTCGCTTGTACCTGTGAATGACGGCGGTATTTCATTGGGTCAGGCTGCTGTTGCAGCAAGTAAATTATCAAAATAA